In one Candidatus Eisenbacteria bacterium genomic region, the following are encoded:
- a CDS encoding S8 family peptidase, with protein sequence MSSMLNPIRRQFTMVFLFALVGMAAGCSRAPLPGAPESPEHLVHFLTEPSRVTNSSDELEEVIVILRAGVDPIQFASEFGATLAEFDDWGCARFVPNPNESADLLAARMELDSRAITAEQDEMTETAESRQKSVSFDDGLGSPQAYFGQAQALPIGLAIAHQVSRGGNVKVAILDTGADLTHPVLSRRIVGGWDFIDNDADPSDVQNGIDDDGDGDLDEAYGHGTHVAGIVSLVAPDAQLLIVRVLDADGRGDMMNVAQGIIWAKQHGARVINLSLGSLNSSDMVQYALEYADEMGLVVSVASAGNWGAAAPVEYPARSSHALAVAALDNSDQRAAFSSYGSWVDFAAPGIAIRSAFPGGGYALWSGTSMSAPFLAGASALLLSVHPTWDMDMVENRLSSTARSLEARNPGLDDLLGEGALDIGAALAPDMRPTSTTGGKKETTNRGM encoded by the coding sequence ATGTCATCGATGCTCAACCCGATTCGCCGCCAGTTCACGATGGTGTTCCTGTTCGCGCTCGTGGGGATGGCCGCCGGATGCTCGCGCGCACCGCTGCCAGGCGCTCCCGAGTCACCCGAACACCTCGTGCACTTCTTGACCGAGCCCTCGCGGGTGACCAATTCGAGCGACGAGCTTGAGGAAGTCATCGTGATCCTGCGGGCTGGCGTGGACCCGATCCAGTTCGCATCCGAGTTCGGTGCCACGCTCGCCGAGTTCGACGACTGGGGTTGTGCGCGCTTCGTGCCCAACCCGAACGAATCTGCCGATTTGCTGGCAGCGCGCATGGAACTCGACTCGCGCGCGATCACCGCCGAGCAGGACGAAATGACGGAGACCGCCGAGAGCCGTCAGAAGAGCGTGTCGTTCGACGACGGCCTGGGCTCGCCGCAGGCCTATTTCGGCCAAGCACAAGCGCTCCCGATCGGCCTCGCGATCGCGCACCAGGTGTCGCGAGGCGGCAATGTGAAAGTCGCGATCCTCGACACCGGGGCAGACCTCACGCACCCGGTGCTTTCCAGACGCATCGTTGGCGGCTGGGATTTCATCGACAACGACGCCGACCCCTCCGACGTTCAGAACGGCATCGATGATGACGGCGACGGTGACCTGGACGAGGCATACGGACACGGCACGCACGTGGCCGGCATCGTCTCGCTGGTCGCGCCCGATGCTCAACTCTTGATCGTGCGCGTGCTCGACGCGGATGGCCGCGGCGATATGATGAACGTCGCCCAGGGCATCATCTGGGCGAAGCAGCACGGTGCGCGGGTGATCAACCTGAGTCTTGGCAGCCTGAATAGCAGCGACATGGTGCAGTACGCGCTCGAATACGCGGATGAAATGGGGCTGGTCGTGAGTGTGGCCTCGGCGGGCAATTGGGGAGCCGCGGCACCGGTCGAATATCCGGCAAGATCGTCCCACGCCCTGGCGGTCGCGGCGCTCGACAATTCGGATCAGCGGGCCGCATTCAGTTCGTACGGAAGTTGGGTCGATTTCGCGGCGCCGGGCATCGCGATTCGGAGCGCATTCCCGGGTGGTGGCTACGCCCTCTGGAGCGGCACGTCGATGTCGGCTCCGTTCCTCGCGGGCGCTTCCGCGCTGCTGCTGTCGGTGCACCCGACGTGGGATATGGACATGGTCGAGAATCGCTTGTCGTCCACCGCACGCTCGCTCGAGGCTCGAAATCCGGGCCTCGACGATTTGCTCGGCGAGGGCGCGCTGGACATCGGTGCGGCGCTGGCGCCCGACATGCGGCCCACTTCCACGACGGGTGGCAAGAAGGAAACAACGAACCGGGGAATGTAG
- a CDS encoding S8 family peptidase: MFLQSPSRLPHAIANRVLLTFLAVLVPTLSNCSRDSLTTAPRDRDAVLGDPANPPTVRPDPDALNEVIVTLANGVSAEQFAAEFGATLTESGNWGCARFVPQSGEPAVALADRMALDPRALTAEQNMIIETAESRQKSVSFDDGFGSPETYYGQAQTLPIGLSEAHQVTRGANVRVAILDTGAELNHPVLMSRIAGGWDFIDGDSDPSDTGDGLDNDLDGDTDEARGHGTHVAGIVSLVAPDAQLLVVRVLDADGRGDMMKVAQGIVWAKYRGARVINMSLGSLSNSKMVQWALNYANQEGKVVSVASAGNWGAPTPIEYPAQSTQVLAVAALDHCDQRAVFSSYGGFVDYSAPGVAVRSAFPGGGYALWSGTSMSAPFVAGAAALLISVHPGWNGAQVDERLAANARSIEAKNPGLHDLLGHGALDLGAALAADAASVGTGGGAHRIPNRAH; encoded by the coding sequence ATGTTTCTTCAGTCCCCCTCTCGCTTGCCGCACGCGATCGCGAACCGTGTGTTGCTCACGTTCCTCGCCGTGCTGGTACCGACGCTATCGAACTGTTCGCGCGATTCCCTCACGACGGCGCCGCGAGATCGCGACGCGGTCTTGGGTGACCCCGCGAACCCGCCGACCGTTCGGCCTGACCCAGATGCGCTCAATGAAGTCATCGTGACGCTCGCCAATGGAGTGAGCGCGGAGCAGTTCGCAGCCGAGTTCGGTGCGACCCTGACTGAATCCGGGAACTGGGGATGTGCACGTTTCGTCCCGCAATCTGGCGAACCCGCCGTCGCGCTCGCCGATCGAATGGCGCTCGATCCGCGCGCTCTGACCGCCGAACAGAACATGATCATCGAGACCGCCGAGAGCCGGCAGAAGAGTGTCTCGTTCGACGACGGTTTCGGCTCTCCCGAGACCTACTACGGGCAGGCGCAGACGCTGCCGATCGGGCTCTCCGAGGCGCATCAGGTCACGCGCGGCGCCAACGTGCGCGTGGCGATCCTCGATACCGGCGCCGAGCTGAATCACCCGGTGCTGATGTCACGGATCGCCGGCGGCTGGGACTTCATCGACGGCGACTCCGATCCCTCCGACACCGGCGATGGCCTCGACAACGACCTGGACGGCGACACCGATGAAGCGCGCGGCCACGGAACACACGTGGCGGGCATCGTCTCGCTGGTGGCGCCCGACGCCCAGCTGCTGGTGGTTCGCGTGCTCGACGCCGACGGCCGCGGCGACATGATGAAGGTCGCGCAGGGCATCGTGTGGGCCAAGTACCGTGGGGCCCGCGTGATCAACATGAGCCTCGGAAGCCTCAGCAACAGCAAGATGGTGCAGTGGGCGCTGAACTACGCGAATCAGGAAGGCAAAGTGGTGAGCGTCGCGTCGGCGGGCAACTGGGGCGCTCCGACGCCGATCGAGTACCCCGCGCAGTCGACTCAGGTGCTCGCGGTGGCGGCGCTCGATCACTGCGATCAGCGCGCCGTGTTCAGCTCCTACGGCGGCTTCGTCGACTACTCGGCGCCCGGTGTCGCGGTGCGGAGCGCGTTTCCGGGCGGCGGGTACGCATTGTGGAGCGGCACCTCGATGTCGGCACCGTTCGTGGCCGGAGCGGCCGCGCTGCTGATCTCGGTGCACCCGGGCTGGAACGGAGCTCAGGTCGATGAACGACTCGCGGCCAACGCCCGCTCGATCGAAGCGAAGAATCCGGGCCTGCACGACCTGCTCGGACATGGCGCGCTGGATCTGGGCGCCGCGCTGGCGGCCGACGCGGCGTCGGTCGGCACGGGTGGCGGTGCGCACCGGATTCCCAATCGCGCTCACTAG